One window of Elaeis guineensis isolate ETL-2024a chromosome 11, EG11, whole genome shotgun sequence genomic DNA carries:
- the LOC140852541 gene encoding uncharacterized protein, with protein MSNEHVINMCSWIDLEMRLLKNKTIDKSIQEQINKDEEHWKKVLLRIFAVVKTLGKNNLAFRGKNEKIYQTNNGNFLSLIEMIAEFDPVMQEHIRRIKDDKIHTHYLGHNVQNELINLLANEIKNKIIKKILEAKYYSIILDCTPDTSHQEQMSFILRCVDISSSPIKIMEYFFEFLKVDDTTGKGLFDVIMDEIKYIGLDINNLRGQGYDNGSNMKGKQQGVQKRLLDINPRSFYTPCGCHSLNLVLCDMASSCTKAISFFGVVQRIYSLFSSSTKRWKILQDNISGLTLKSLSQTRWESRIESIKAIRFQAPQIRDALLELAELAKVYNQQICILMLL; from the exons ATGAGTAATGAGCATGTTATTAATATGTGTTcatggattgatttagaaatgagactattaaaaaataaaacaattgataaaagtattcaagaacaaataaataaagatgAAGAACATTGGAAAAAAGTCTTATTAAGAATTTTTGCTGTAGTAAAAACTCTTGGTAAAAATAATTTAGCTTTTCGTGGAAAAAATGAAAAGATCTATCAAACAAATAATGGaaattttttaagtctaattgaaatgaTTGCAGAATTCGATCCGGTAATGCAAGAACATATTCGACgtattaaagatgataaaattcatacccattatcttggacataatgtacaaaatgaattgataaatttgttagcaaatgaaattaaaaataaaattattaaaaaaattttagaagcaaaatattattcaataatacttgattgcactcCAGATACAAGTCATCAAGAGCAAATGTCTTTTATATTGCGATGTGTAGATATTTCATCAAGTCCAATCAAAATTatggaatatttttttgaattcttaaaaGTAGATGATACAACTGGAAAAGGTCTTTTTGATGtcattatggatgaaataaaatatattggacttgatattaataatttaagaggacaaggatatgataatggatctaatatgaagGGCAAACAACAAGGAGTGCAAAAAAGACTTTTAGATATAAATCCTAGATCCTTTTATACACCATGTGGTTGTCATAGTTTAAATTTAGTACTTTGTGATATGGCTAGTTCTTGTACTAAAGCTATATCATTTTTTGGAGTGGTACAACGTATCTAttcactattttcttcttctactaaacGATGGAAAATTTTGCAAGATAATATTTCTGGTCTAACTCTTAAATCATTATCACAAACACGTTGGGAAAGTCGTATTGAAAGTAttaaagcaataagatttcaagCTCCACAAATAAGAGATGCTTTATTGGAATTAGCAGAA TTAGCAAAAGTTTACAATCAACAGATATGCATATTGATGTTGCTATAG